DNA sequence from the Desulfurellaceae bacterium genome:
GAGAGTCCGAGAGCAAATCCGTACTCAGCTGCTGCAGCAATTGGAGACCGTTGACCTGTTCATGCTCCCCACTACTGGAGTGATGCCCGCCCCGATCCGGTCGGATTCGCCCGGCCTGTATCTGATGGCCGAAGACTTCGCGATTTACACGCCGTTGTTCAACCTGACAGGCTTCCCCGCGCTTGCGCTCCCCTGCGGCTTCAGTAGTAGCGGGCTGCCCATTGGCTTCCAGCTCGCAGGCCAGCCGTTTGACGAGGCGACGGTTTTTCAGGTTGGGCATAGCTACGAGCAGTCAACACCGTGGCACACCCGTCATCCGTCGNNNNNNNNNNNNNNNNNNNNNNNNNNNNNNNNNNNNNNNNNNNNNNNNCTAGCCGGTGGCCACGCAATAGACCTGATCGGCGTCCGCCGGCAGCGCCTGCGCACTCCAGGTCGCCCCGGCGTCAGCGCTGGTGAACACCTGACCCTTTTTGCTGGCGCAGACCATACGGTCGGTGTGGCGTTGGTCGATGGACATGGCGAAGAGGGTGCTGTTGACCGCATGGCCAATATCCACCCGCTCCCAGTTCAGACCGCCGTCCTCGCTGTGGAACAGGCCACCGACGTTGCTCTCGAAATCGCCCCCGCCGGACAGCCACAGCTTGGTGGGCATACCTGGCACCTCACGCAGGCAGCGGCAATAAGTGGTGCCGTGGTCGTTCAGCGGCTCAATGGGTACGCGCTGCCAGTGGTCGCCCCGGTCGGTGCTGCGAAACATACCGACGCGACAGATGGCCGTGACCGTTCCCGGACTCAGACGGCTGGCCAGCACGCCGTGCATGTCCACGGTATCGTCGGTGAGGTATTGACCGTGACTGAGGTTCTGCCAGTGTTCCCCCCCGTCCAGAGACCGGAGCAGCCCCCCGACTTCCAGGGAGGCGTACAGTTCGTCCCGGTCGGCAACGCTGCCGGACATCATCAGCACCCGCTTGGCCGGTATGCCCTGAGGAGGCATGGTCACATCGGGGAAACGGACGCTCACCGGGAGCTGATGCCAACGCTCTCCGGCGTCGTCGCTGCGATATATCTCCGCAGACTCGTACCCGGCGAACATGATCTGCGGGTCGGCCGGATGGAATAATAGCGACCACATGGGCAGGCCGTGGTCAGGGACCACCACCTTCTCCCAGTGGTCGCCGTGATCATCGCTGCGGTACGGGCCCTCTTGAGTGGCGACGTAGACCACCTCGGGCCGGTGGGGATGGATGGTGATGGCGCGGACCTCGGGCGCGTCCGGCAGCCCCTGCGTGATCGGCTCCCACTCCCCCTGCCCGAACACACTCCGATACAGGCCGCTTTTGACGACCAGCTTGATACCCATATGCTTTTCTACCCATTCGATGCCTGGGCTGGTGTCACCGGCCAGACCGGCGAAGACGTACGATGTGCTGTTGTCCGTTGCCATAGCCTCTTCCTCCTTATTTGAGCGGCGGCACGATCTCGCTCGGATCGAGCCCGAGTTCCAGGGTCCCGACGCTGGACAGACAATAGTCGCTGGGTGGAAACTGGACCGGCCCGACGGCGCCGTCCCGGAACAGCCGCTCAAGCGGGACGGTCTTGAAGAGCGCATGGGCGCCTCCCAGCGTGAGCGCCGTCCGCGTGATCCGCGCCCCGGCCTCGCCAACCAGATACTTGGCGCGGAACAGCGCCGCCACGGTCTCCGAGGTCGGTCCCTGGGTGTCGCTGAGCCAGGCCGAATGATAGGTCAGCAGCCGGGCGGCCTCCAGGTCCACGCTCATATCGGCCACCCGCCGGCGCACATCCGGGTGGTAGGCCATCGGCTGGGTATAGCCCCGCGGGACCCTTTCCTGCACCAGCTCACGTACGGCGTTGTAGGCGGCCGCGGCTACACCCAGATACACCGCCGTATAGGAGGCCCACAGCCAGTTCGCCCCACTACGGATGAAAGGCAGGATATCGTCGGTCTGGTAGAGCACGGCGTCCTGCGACACGAAACAGTCTTCGAGAATAAGAGAGTCACTACGCGTCGCCCGCATACCGAGCGTATCCCATATCTCGTCGACGCGCCGTCCCGGCGCCCGGCGTGGAACCATCAGCAGGAGAGCGGCCCCAGGCTTATCGACCTCCTCGGGATGCGCCAGCACGGCACAGAAGTCAGCCGCTTCCAACATGGAAGCAAACGCTTTTCTGCCGGTGATCTGATATCCGCCCGCAACCTGCC
Encoded proteins:
- a CDS encoding acyl-CoA dehydrogenase; the protein is MHLSIIGPLFESPIVPPDTKQRLADLVVKEQRLIAGNFSEPRTSGLLATYQPATRARQVAGGYQITGRKAFASMLEAADFCAVLAHPEEVDKPGAALLLMVPRRAPGRRVDEIWDTLGMRATRSDSLILEDCFVSQDAVLYQTDDILPFIRSGANWLWASYTAVYLGVAAAAYNAVRELVQERVPRGYTQPMAYHPDVRRRVADMSVDLEAARLLTYHSAWLSDTQGPTSETVAALFRAKYLVGEAGARITRTALTLGGAHALFKTVPLERLFRDGAVGPVQFPPSDYCLSSVGTLELGLDPSEIVPPLK